The Pelmatolapia mariae isolate MD_Pm_ZW linkage group LG9, Pm_UMD_F_2, whole genome shotgun sequence genome has a segment encoding these proteins:
- the si:ch211-140b10.6 gene encoding protein POLR1D-like isoform X1 → MAEDNELEKRAVEELLRETDRARVRAETMGPAGWLKCPLRSTNKRFLLNTLRSTGLQRRTGEPGAGHSTARGRLRSDSPDRGRSRTPPRDHKSNGGHIDHKHHHRDGRRNRDKKLDRDKDRRHRGDRERRHTDRPSRDKDAHTHTNSTS, encoded by the exons ATGGCAGAAGATAATGAGCTGGAAAA GCGTGCAGTGGAGGAGCTCCTCAGGGAGACTGACAGAGCCCGCGTGAGAGCAGAGACCATGGGCCCTGCAGGATG GTTGAAATGTCCTCTGCGAAGCACCAACAAACGCTTCCTCCTCAACACGCTGCGCTCCACCGGCCTGCAGCGCCGCACTGGCGAGCCCGGAGCCGGACACTCCACCGCAAGGGGGCGCCTGAGGAGCGATTCCCCAGACAGAGGCCGCAGCAGGACACCTCCCAGAGATCACAAGAGTAATGGAGGCCACATTGATCATAAACATCATCACAGGGACGGCCGCAGAAACAGAGATAAGAAGCTGGATAGAGACAAAGACAGACGCCACAGAGGCGACAGAGAACGGAGACACACTGATAGACCGAGCCGAGACAaagacgcgcacacacacacaaactccacGAGTTAA
- the si:ch211-140b10.6 gene encoding protein POLR1D-like isoform X2, with protein MGPAGWLKCPLRSTNKRFLLNTLRSTGLQRRTGEPGAGHSTARGRLRSDSPDRGRSRTPPRDHKSNGGHIDHKHHHRDGRRNRDKKLDRDKDRRHRGDRERRHTDRPSRDKDAHTHTNSTS; from the exons ATGGGCCCTGCAGGATG GTTGAAATGTCCTCTGCGAAGCACCAACAAACGCTTCCTCCTCAACACGCTGCGCTCCACCGGCCTGCAGCGCCGCACTGGCGAGCCCGGAGCCGGACACTCCACCGCAAGGGGGCGCCTGAGGAGCGATTCCCCAGACAGAGGCCGCAGCAGGACACCTCCCAGAGATCACAAGAGTAATGGAGGCCACATTGATCATAAACATCATCACAGGGACGGCCGCAGAAACAGAGATAAGAAGCTGGATAGAGACAAAGACAGACGCCACAGAGGCGACAGAGAACGGAGACACACTGATAGACCGAGCCGAGACAaagacgcgcacacacacacaaactccacGAGTTAA